A stretch of DNA from Sphingomonas sp. SORGH_AS_0879:
GATATCGCTGGCCTCCCCCGTCTCGGCCAGCGCGCGGGCGCCCGGCCGCTCCAGCAGCGAGCGGAACTGATAGGTCGAGCGCGACAGTTCCAGATCGGCCTTGATGAAGCGGATGCAGGATCGCGAATGGATCGAGACCAGCCCCTCCGCCTCCATCGTGCGGAGCGCGTCGCGGAGCGGCTGCACCGTGATGCCCAGCCGCTTCATCAACAGGCTCTGCGACAGTTCCGCGCCCGACGGAATGGTCCGGTCGAACAGCCCCTGAAGGATGGCGCGATACGCCTGCTCGGCCAGCCCCTGGGTCTCCTTGGGCGGGGGCGAAGCCGCGGTTTCGGTTTCGGAATGCGATATCTTGGTGCGTGCCATGGCAACCTGAATAGGGTGGATCGGCACGACGGATCAACATCGCGCGCGCGCGAAGGGAAATTGATATGTCAGCCATCACCGCACACTGCGGATCGGCAGGACGAAACAGGCTCCGATCAGGACGAATGCACCCGCGACCATGAAGAGCAGCGGATAGTCGTTGCCCGTCATCCCCAGCAGCATCGCGGCGAGCACCGGGCTGAGGATCTGGGGCACGTTGACGGCGGTGGTCAGGATACCCAGATCCTTGCCGGTATCCTCCGCCGATCCGGTTCCGGCGGGCAGGACCTGCGTCATCAGCGCCAGGTCCACCGACATGAACGCGCCATAACCCAGCCCGATCAGCACGGCATAGGCGAACATGCCGCTGGCATTGGGCTGGATCAGCGGTGCGCTCACCGCCACCGCCATGATGATGCCCGCCGCGAAGACCAGCGGCTTGCGACGACGCAGGCGATCCGACAGCCAGCCCGAGACCAGCCCCGACAGGACCAGCGCGACGAAGGTGACCGAGGACAGCCGCGCGATCATCCCATTGGCATCCCCCTGCGACAGCCCGACATAATCCTGAAGGATATAGAGCAGGTAGGTGACGATCGCCTGATAGCCCATATAGATGGTGAAGCGGCCGAGGAACGCCCAGGCGAAATCCGGGTGCTGGCGCGGATCGATCCAGAAGGATTTCAGGAATGCGCCAAGATGGAAGGGCGGTGCCGGGGGCAGCGCCTCGCGCGGTTCCCGGTTGAGCGCGACGAAGCCCAGGCAGGCGACGATGATGGCGATCCCCAGGATCAGATAGGCGCGCGGCAGGTCGTGCGCGAGCAGGCCGCCGAAGATGGTGCCCGCCGACACGCCCGCCGTCATCGCCGCGCCGACCACGCCGGACACGAAGCCGCGCTGCTCCTCGACGAAGCGATCCGCGACGATGGTGGTGATCGCGGGCTGCATCGAATTGAGGCTGACCGTCGCCACGATCCAGAAGGCGGTCACCGACACGATGCCGGAGCCATGGGGAACCAGGATGATGGCCCCGCCCCCGATCACGCCGCCGATCACGATCCACGGCGTCCGCCGCCCGAAGCGGCTGCGCGTCCGGTCCGACAGCGCCCCGGCCAGCGGCGTCACCAGCGTGCTGAATACCGAAGTGATCGCGAAGACGATGCCCAATGTCCGGGTCTTGGTCGCGGGGTCGATATCCTGGATCTGGTTGGGCAGCAGGACGCCCAGCACGCTGGCATAGAGGGTCAGCAGCACGAAGAAGACGATGCCGAGGCTGACGATCAGCCGCCAATGCCGCGCCGGACGGGGCATCGCCCCTCCCGCCGCCGCCAATGAGGGACGCGACATCGTCATGCCGGGACCGACGGGCTGGTGCTGGACAGTTCGGGCCGGCTGTGGTGGCGCCGCGCCGCGTCGCTCAGCCGCAAGCCGTGGCCCGGCTGGTCGCTGCCGTAGATCTTGCCATCGCGGATACGGAAAGGCTGCTCGACCAGATGGTCGAAATTCTGGAAGCTATATTCCAGCCACCGCACGCCGGGCAGCGCCAGCGCCATGTTGACCCCGATCTCCAGGAAGCTGTTGCCCAGCGTCACCTCGACATTATGCTCCCCCGCCAGCCACGCGGCGCGCATCACGTCGCCGACCTGGCCATGGACGTTGAGCATGTCGCAGGCCTGCGCCTCCAGCAACCGCCGCTTGCCCGTCAGATCCAGATACTCGCCCGAATTGACATAGGTCACGCCCTGCTGGCGGATGAGCCGCAGCCCGTCGATATCGTCACGCGGAACCGGGTCTTCGACCCAGTATATCTCATGCCCCGCGCGACTGAAGCAGCGCAGCGCCTCGATCGTGCGCTGCGCGGTCCAGGCTTCGTTGGCGTCGACCATGACCTTGCGCCCCGCGCCCACCGCCTGGCGCAACAGGTCGAGACGGTGCAGGTCGCGCGCCAGATCGGGATGGCCGACCTTGATCTTGAACGCGTCATAGCCCTGCTCGGCCGCGTTGCCGAACAGCTCGGTAAAATCCGCGTCCGACAGGTGGAAGTCCAGCCCGCTGGCATAGACCGGCACCGATTCCCGATCGCCGCCCAACATGCGCCACAGCGGCATGTCCTGTTGTTGCGCGAGCAGATCCCAGACCGCGTGCTGGATCGCCTCCTCGAACGGTAGCGTCATCCGCCGGGCATTGCCGCCGCGTGCATGGCGCACCGCCATCGCCAGTTCGATCGGCCCCTTGCCCTCCAGATTCGGCCAGGCCTGTTCGGCGAAGATTCGCGCGATCTCGTCCGCGTCGGGCAGGACGGTGAACAGCGCCTGGACGAAGCCCAGGCCCACACGCCCCTCGCCGTCGATCAGTTCCAGCGTCGCGACATTGACCTCTTCGCTTCGCACCTGCGAGTCGCCGACGGGGCGGATGCGCGGATACTGAAATCGCGTGATACGGAATTCCGTCAGCGTCGATCGCTGCCCCATCACACCTCTCCTATTCTGATATATCAAAATACATATTCAATTGGATTCATCGTGCAAGCGATTTTTGGATGCGCGTGAAGACATTCCGGTCATTGTCTTCTGTCGCACCCCGCCCTCCTCTTTGTGAGCCATCCCCCAACACACCACTTGCACAAATCAAATTTCCCGATATTGATATATCAGAATCACGTAAAGATGATTTTCAAAAGGAGGGGCAAATGGCTGTAAAAATGGCTTTATTGTGTGGCGTGGGCTTGGTTGCGGTATCGGCACCGGCTTTCGCCCAAACTCAGGATGGTTTGTCGCCGAGCACCGCCTCTCCGGGGGCGCGTGGCACCGACCAATCGGCAACGCCCGCCGATGCGGATGCGCCGTCCTCCGCCGACATCATCGTCACGGGCCTGCGCGCCAGTCAGCAGGCCTCGATCGACCTCAAGCGTGCGGCGATCAATCAGGTCGACTCGATCACCACGCAGGACATCGGCAAATTGCCGGAGCAGAATGTCGCCGAGTCGCTCCAGCGCATCCCCGGCGTGACCATCACTCGCAACGGCGGCGACGGGCAGTTCGTCTCCGTTCGTGGCCTGGGTCCGCAGTTCAACGTCGTGACGCTGAACGGACGTACGCTGGCGACCGACAATATCGGTCGCGAGTTCAGCTTCGACATTCTGCCGTCCGAACTGATCGCGGGCGCGGACGTGTTCAAGAGCCCGATGGCCAGGCTGAACGGCGCCAGCATCGGCGCCACAGTCGACATCCGCACGCTTCGCCCGCTGACGCAAAAGTCGTTCGTCCTCGCCGGGTCGTTCGACATGCAGTATGACGACCTGTCCGCCAAGTGGAACCCGCGCGCGTCCGCCGTGGTGAGCTGGCACAATGCGGACGAGACGATCGGCGCATCGCTGGTGGCGTCCTATCAGAAGCGCAACGTCCGGGTCGACTCGTTCGACATCGGTGCAGGCTGGGTCCGCCACAGCAATAATGACGATTATTATAAAGGTCGCGTCGCGTCGTCGGTCGGCACCTTCAACAACGTCATCATGCCGTCCAACATCTCGCCCTCCATGTCCTTTTCGGACCGTGAGCGGATCGGCCTGAGCGGCACCATACAGGCCAAGGCGACCGAGGAACTGACCTTCACCGGCGATGCCTTCTACTCGCGCCTCGACCAGCTCGATACCGGGAGCGGCCTGGCCTATGACTTCAGCGGCGGCACCCTGTCGAAGATGGTGGTCGGGTCGAACAACCGCGCGGTTTACCAGCAGTTCACGGGTGGCACGATGGACCAGATCGTGACGCGGACGCCACGAAAGGCCGACACGCTGCTCATCGGCGGCAACCTGACATGGGATCACGGCCCGCTCAAGATCAGCGGCGATCTGTCGGCATCGCGTGCGACTCGACGCGGCAATGACGATCAGTATTTTTCGACGATCCGGCGCACGAATACGACGATGGAGTGGGATAGCCGAACCGGGTCGCCCATCTTCAACCTCGCCTTCAGCAATCCAGGCTATGCCAACGCGCCTACCGATCTATCGCACATCGGCGCCCATTACGAATTCGCGGGAGGAACGAACACCACCGACAAGACGCTGGAAGCCCATATCGATGGCGAGTGGAGTCCGACGGACGACGTCAAGATTTCGATCGGCGCCGCGCGGGAGAATCGCGACAAGCTCGCGAGCACAATCGCACAACCCGGTGCCTCGCAATGCGCCTTTTGCGGCGGCCAGGTCTATTACCCGCTGCCGTCGTCGCTCTTCTCGGTTACCCCGTCCAACTGGTTTCCGGGCTATGACGGCAACACGATCCGTCAGTGGGTGACCTATGACCCGCGCGAAATGGCGCGAACGCTGGCCGGCTTCAAGAGCACCGCACCGGGCTTCGTCGGCTATCAGCGGCCCGTCTACGATCCGGCGCAAAGCTCCGTGGTCAAGGAGCGGGTGTGGATCGGCTATCTGATGTTCGATGTGAAGACCGAACTCGGCACCATGCCGCTGGCGATCAACACCGGCGTCCGGTTCGAGGATACCAGCTTCAGTTCGGACGGCGCGGCCCAGACCATCATCAGCGCGGTGTCGAACGGCACCGGACAGAATACGATCGTGCTGTCGCCGGTCGTGCCGGTCGGCTTCAAGGGGCATTACACCGACCTGCTGCCGTCGTTCAACGCGCGCCTCGACCTGACCGACAAGCTGGTCATCCGCGCCGATGCGTCGCGCGTCATGAGCCGTCCGACCCTGACCGATCTGTCGCCCGCGCAGTCGATCCTGTCCAACCCCGGCAACGAACAGATCACGCGCGGCAATCCCAACCTGCTGCCGTTCCGGGCGTCGCAGGTCGGCGCGGCGGTCGAATGGTATATCGATCGCTACTCGCTGCTGTCGGGCGCGGTGTTCTACAAGAGCATCGACAGCTTCGTTTCGCGTTCGACCTCCCCGCAGAAGGTCGATCAGATCACCTTCCAGGTGAACACGCCCACCAATGGCAAGGGCGCGGTGGTCAAGGGCTTCGAGCTGAACTACCGGCAGGCGTTCCGCAACCTGCCCTCCCCGCTCGATGGCCTGGGCGTGCAGGCCAATTACACCTACACCGCAAGCGACGCGAATTATGAGAATCAGGTCACCGGAACCAGCTATGGTCTGGAGGGCCTGTCCAAGAACTCGTACAGCCTGGTCGGCTTCTACGAGAAATACGGCCTCCAGGCGCGCGTCGCCTATAGCTGGCGCGACAAATATCTCGCCCAAGCCAATGGGCGTAATGGTTTGCCGCTCTACTTCGCCAGCTATGGCCAGATCGACGCCAGCCTGATGTACGACATCAATTCGCACCTGACGCTGAGCGCCAACGCCCTGAACCTGAACAATGCCAAGGAGTTCACCTATTCCGAAGTTCCGGAGCAGGTCTTTGGCTACCGGTTGACCGGCCGACGCTACCTGATCGGTCTGCGGGCGAAGTTCTGACGCGCGATCCGTGATTCAAGGGGGCAGCCAGCCCTGATCTCCGGCTGCCCCCGAACATCATTGACTGCTTCGATAATAGCGTAAAGCTACATATCGAAATCACGGCTCCTCCGGCCTTGCCGAGAATGGGCTGACGACAGTTCGACTCGGGGAGTTCGATGGACCATTTCACCTTTTCCCGCCGCGCGATGCTCCAGAGCGCAACGGCCATGGGTGCCATCACGACCCTGCCATTTCGGGCCAAGGCGGCGGTCCCACGTGCGGATCTCTCGATCCCCGTCGATGGCGGAACGCTCGAACTGACGGCCTTGACCGAACGGGCCGTGCGGGTGCGTTTCACCCGCCGACCGCTGACCCCGATCCTGACGATGCCCGACATCCTGGCCGATCCCGGCCAGCATTTCCCGGCGGCGGTGGTTTCGAAGGGGGCGGCCCCTTCCCTCCGTCTGCCGGCGTTGCACTGCACCTTCGATCGGTCGTCGGGCGTGTTGAGCTTTCATGACGCGGGTGGCCGGTTGCTGCTGCGCGAGACGCCGGGCACGCGCTCGCTGGTCGATGCCAAGGTCCGCGACCATGCGACGATGGCCGCGACGCAAGGATTCGACTCCGCGCCGGACGAGCGCCTTTATGGCACCGGCTGCTTCCAGGATGGCGCGCTGAACCTGCGCGGACTGCCGCGACGGCTGACGCAGGTGAACACGCAGATCAGCCTGCCCTTCGTCCTGTCCAGCCGTGGCTATGGCCTGCTGTGGCACAATACGGGCCTCAGCGAACTCAACCCACCCGAGGGGCGCGTCGATCTGGCCCTGGTCGGTTATGACGGCGGGGCAAGCAATGTCGACGTCACCACGACCAACGGCAACGCGACCGTGGCGCGACGGCCCGCGATTTTCGAGGGCCGCTTCACGGTCACAACGGCGGGCGATCATGCGCTGCTGCTCGACCTGGGGCGCAAGATGACGTCGCGCTATCATATGGAGATCGACGGCAAGCCCCTGTTCGACTTCGCCAATCGCTGGCTGCCGCCGACGACCAGCACGATCACCCCGCTGAGCGCGGGCGAGCATCTTGTCCGGGTACGGGCGGAGAGCGACGAGGCGCCGGTCCTGCATTTCGGTCCCGTCCGCCCGATGACGCAGTGGCAGTCGCCGGTCGCCGAGGCGATCGATTATGTCGTGATCGCGGGGCCATCGGCGGACGAGGTGATGCGCGGCTATCGCGACCTGCTCGGCGCGGTCCCGATCATGCCGCGCTAGGCCTATGGCTTCATCCAGTGCCGCGAGCGTTACAACAGCCAGGCCGAACTGTTGGAGAATGCCCGCGAATTCCGCCGCCGACGCCTGCCCGTCGATGTCATGGTCCAGGACTGGCAATATTGGGGCAAATATGGCTGGAGCGCGATGCGCTTCGACGAGGTCAGTTATCCCGATCCGGCCGCGATGGTGAAGGACCTGCACGCCATGGACATGCGGTTCATGCTGTCGGTCTGGGCGGCGATCGGCCGGGATTCGGAACTGGGGAAACAGGTCGCTGGCCTGGGCTATTATATCGAGGAAACCAACTGGGTCGACATGTTCAACCCGGAGGCCGCGCAATTCTACGCCAGGAACCAGTCGCGTCGGCTTTCGACCCTCGGCATCGACGCATGGTGGCAGGATGCGACCGAGCCGGAGAATGACGATCTGGCGGGTCGTGAGATGTTCGGCGGGCCGGGCGAACGCGTCCGGCTCACCTATCCGCTCCAGGTATCTCGGACCGTCTACAACGGACAACGCTCCTTCGATCCGGGCAGGCGCGTCATGATCCTGACCCGATCGGCCTTTCTGGGGCAGCAGCGCTATGCCTCCGCGACATGGTCGGGCGATATCGGCAGCGACTGGGATACGCTGCGCCGCCAGGTGCCCGCGGGGCTCAACATGGCGGCGGCCGGTTATCCCTATTGGACGGTCGATGCGGGCGGCTTCTTCCGGCCGGGTAAGGGGCAATATACCGACCCGGCCTATCACGAATGCTTCCTGCGCTGGCTGCAATATGCCACCTTCCTGCCGCTCCAGCGCGTGCATGGCTATCAGACCGACACCGAACTCTGGCGCTTCGGCGAGACGGTCGAGCGGGTCGGACGGCAATATCTCGAACTCCGCTATCGCCTGATGCCCTATCTCTATTCGATGGGGGCGGATTGCTGGCGGACCGGCGCGCCGTTGATGCGGCCGCTGGTCTTCGACTTCCCGAACGACGCCAAAGCGCTCGACCAGACGCACAGCTATATGTTCGGCCGGGCGCTCCACGTCGCGCCGGTGCTGAAGGGCGGGGTCGAGCGGTGGCCTGTCTATCTGCCGTCGACGCCCGGCGGCTGGTATGATTACTGGACCGGCGAGCGACGCCAGGGCGGACAGGTCCATGACGTCCCGGCCCCGCTCGATCGCATCCCGGTCCATGTCCGCGCGGGCAGCATCGTCGCGCATGGCCCCGTGACCCAGTCGACCGCCGAGAGCATCCGCGACCGCATCGTGCTCCACGTCTATCCGGGTGCTGATGGGTCGTGCGAAGTCTATGAGGATGGCGGGCTCGACTATGCCTATGAACAGGGCGACCATGCCATCGTCACCTGCCGTTGGAACGACGCGACGCGTACCCTGACCCTTCGCCGCGCCGCAGGAAAGCCGGTCGGCGCCTATGCCTCAAGCCGTTTCAAGGCTGTCTTGCACGGACAGGGTGGCGACGTGGCGGAACCTGTTGAAATGACCTTCGGCGTGAAGGGAGCCTCCCATCGCTTCCGGTAGCAAATTCCGTGCTTAGGATTCAGGCCCCATGGCTGTCCGAATCATTCCATAACGCGAAAGGATGCGTGGCCAGCGAATAACAGGAAGAGTGATCCGTCAGCCCGGTTCGATACGCAGGAAGAAGCGTCCGAACCGGACGATGCGGATGGGGAACAACGAGGCGATCATCTCCAAAGTCTCTTCGGTCCTGTCGAGATCGAAGACACCGCTCACATGAATCCGTGCCGCCTGCTCGGTGATGGACAGGATGCCCATCTGATAGGGACGGACGGCGTCGATCAGCGCGCGCAAAGGGCGGTCGTGAAGGATCAGCTTGCCCTCCACCCAACTGGCGGAGTTCAGGACTTCGTTCGACGCCAGTTCGACGAAGCGGTCGCCGTCCCACTGGATTCCCCGGCCCGGCGCCAACATCCGCGAGGCCGAACCTGGCAGGTCGACGAAGAGGGGATGATCGACAGCGATCGCCTGGCGTACGCCCGCTCGATTGACGAACATCGCCCGGCCTTCCCGCCATTTCGCCCGCAACCCGCCGATCGCCACGCCGAAGGGCGTCTCGGCCGCCCTGGCGTCGACGAGCGCGATAC
This window harbors:
- a CDS encoding GntR family transcriptional regulator — encoded protein: MARTKISHSETETAASPPPKETQGLAEQAYRAILQGLFDRTIPSGAELSQSLLMKRLGITVQPLRDALRTMEAEGLVSIHSRSCIRFIKADLELSRSTYQFRSLLERPGARALAETGEASDIEAMLADHRALIADLEENGLHAEQEARLKEMEERLHGALITALRNPLIEITARRLKNYVTLVRLDRLVTTPLALRTLREHLEILEACARRDADAAEAALAMHFKQALQRILGME
- a CDS encoding MFS transporter, giving the protein MTMSRPSLAAAGGAMPRPARHWRLIVSLGIVFFVLLTLYASVLGVLLPNQIQDIDPATKTRTLGIVFAITSVFSTLVTPLAGALSDRTRSRFGRRTPWIVIGGVIGGGAIILVPHGSGIVSVTAFWIVATVSLNSMQPAITTIVADRFVEEQRGFVSGVVGAAMTAGVSAGTIFGGLLAHDLPRAYLILGIAIIVACLGFVALNREPREALPPAPPFHLGAFLKSFWIDPRQHPDFAWAFLGRFTIYMGYQAIVTYLLYILQDYVGLSQGDANGMIARLSSVTFVALVLSGLVSGWLSDRLRRRKPLVFAAGIIMAVAVSAPLIQPNASGMFAYAVLIGLGYGAFMSVDLALMTQVLPAGTGSAEDTGKDLGILTTAVNVPQILSPVLAAMLLGMTGNDYPLLFMVAGAFVLIGACFVLPIRSVR
- a CDS encoding mandelate racemase/muconate lactonizing enzyme family protein, with the translated sequence MGQRSTLTEFRITRFQYPRIRPVGDSQVRSEEVNVATLELIDGEGRVGLGFVQALFTVLPDADEIARIFAEQAWPNLEGKGPIELAMAVRHARGGNARRMTLPFEEAIQHAVWDLLAQQQDMPLWRMLGGDRESVPVYASGLDFHLSDADFTELFGNAAEQGYDAFKIKVGHPDLARDLHRLDLLRQAVGAGRKVMVDANEAWTAQRTIEALRCFSRAGHEIYWVEDPVPRDDIDGLRLIRQQGVTYVNSGEYLDLTGKRRLLEAQACDMLNVHGQVGDVMRAAWLAGEHNVEVTLGNSFLEIGVNMALALPGVRWLEYSFQNFDHLVEQPFRIRDGKIYGSDQPGHGLRLSDAARRHHSRPELSSTSPSVPA
- a CDS encoding TonB-dependent receptor, which codes for MSPSTASPGARGTDQSATPADADAPSSADIIVTGLRASQQASIDLKRAAINQVDSITTQDIGKLPEQNVAESLQRIPGVTITRNGGDGQFVSVRGLGPQFNVVTLNGRTLATDNIGREFSFDILPSELIAGADVFKSPMARLNGASIGATVDIRTLRPLTQKSFVLAGSFDMQYDDLSAKWNPRASAVVSWHNADETIGASLVASYQKRNVRVDSFDIGAGWVRHSNNDDYYKGRVASSVGTFNNVIMPSNISPSMSFSDRERIGLSGTIQAKATEELTFTGDAFYSRLDQLDTGSGLAYDFSGGTLSKMVVGSNNRAVYQQFTGGTMDQIVTRTPRKADTLLIGGNLTWDHGPLKISGDLSASRATRRGNDDQYFSTIRRTNTTMEWDSRTGSPIFNLAFSNPGYANAPTDLSHIGAHYEFAGGTNTTDKTLEAHIDGEWSPTDDVKISIGAARENRDKLASTIAQPGASQCAFCGGQVYYPLPSSLFSVTPSNWFPGYDGNTIRQWVTYDPREMARTLAGFKSTAPGFVGYQRPVYDPAQSSVVKERVWIGYLMFDVKTELGTMPLAINTGVRFEDTSFSSDGAAQTIISAVSNGTGQNTIVLSPVVPVGFKGHYTDLLPSFNARLDLTDKLVIRADASRVMSRPTLTDLSPAQSILSNPGNEQITRGNPNLLPFRASQVGAAVEWYIDRYSLLSGAVFYKSIDSFVSRSTSPQKVDQITFQVNTPTNGKGAVVKGFELNYRQAFRNLPSPLDGLGVQANYTYTASDANYENQVTGTSYGLEGLSKNSYSLVGFYEKYGLQARVAYSWRDKYLAQANGRNGLPLYFASYGQIDASLMYDINSHLTLSANALNLNNAKEFTYSEVPEQVFGYRLTGRRYLIGLRAKF
- a CDS encoding TIM-barrel domain-containing protein: MQCRERYNSQAELLENAREFRRRRLPVDVMVQDWQYWGKYGWSAMRFDEVSYPDPAAMVKDLHAMDMRFMLSVWAAIGRDSELGKQVAGLGYYIEETNWVDMFNPEAAQFYARNQSRRLSTLGIDAWWQDATEPENDDLAGREMFGGPGERVRLTYPLQVSRTVYNGQRSFDPGRRVMILTRSAFLGQQRYASATWSGDIGSDWDTLRRQVPAGLNMAAAGYPYWTVDAGGFFRPGKGQYTDPAYHECFLRWLQYATFLPLQRVHGYQTDTELWRFGETVERVGRQYLELRYRLMPYLYSMGADCWRTGAPLMRPLVFDFPNDAKALDQTHSYMFGRALHVAPVLKGGVERWPVYLPSTPGGWYDYWTGERRQGGQVHDVPAPLDRIPVHVRAGSIVAHGPVTQSTAESIRDRIVLHVYPGADGSCEVYEDGGLDYAYEQGDHAIVTCRWNDATRTLTLRRAAGKPVGAYASSRFKAVLHGQGGDVAEPVEMTFGVKGASHRFR
- a CDS encoding DUF4880 domain-containing protein, whose translation is MTNRAMPVTPSPHVVNEAIGWMMAVREDALTPAERAEFDAWLAHDVTHRCAWDRLNGALAPFHSVSTSVSGAALAASIDRHAISRRAALRKGGGAVAASVLALLLADRVTPLVDLFAQYRTSTGQRRRFDLPDGSVLMLDARSAADLVAPGGRRHGLTIDEGIALVDARAAETPFGVAIGGLRAKWREGRAMFVNRAGVRQAIAVDHPLFVDLPGSASRMLAPGRGIQWDGDRFVELASNEVLNSASWVEGKLILHDRPLRALIDAVRPYQMGILSITEQAARIHVSGVFDLDRTEETLEMIASLFPIRIVRFGRFFLRIEPG